agacgcatattgaacgggactagtgacgtttgggatatgttgggttagagaccggaaaatcagttagcgatagaatattccagggtaacgacgtgtttagtgacagagacttctactgtggccttttatcagaataaatctatgtgaacttgttcatcatcgtttgactacatctcttcacttgttacaatcgatgtgccagttcttgtttgtgttgtcgttcaactgcacgtaatacacccgaacaattacacccaaacgattgcagagtaattggttgacttcaagacagcctgaactagcaacatcacacaaTCTAAGAGACACAGTGTTGATGAatgcacccagtgctacaccctggcagaacctgcgacgccgctggccaactgaaggaggccatagatacAAAGGTGTTGATGTCCCTTTATGTGACATGAGACACAGGCTTAGGGTAATCAAAGAGTATATTTGATGTCCTCTGAGTTATGTGACATGGGATCCAGGCTTAGGGAAATCAAAGTGTATTTTTGATGTCCTCTGaattcaggggcggactggttgTCAAATTCAGCCCAGCCATTtttatacaatccggcccacaaattgtaagccatatgatgggcatccaatcaTACCTGTCCTTAAAAGCATTGTGTAAAGTGtaataatgtatcgaaagtattttgttatatgaataatttattgGATGATTTTATATCAATCTGATAAGCTCTGTTACTAAATGTATTAAGTATAACGCTTGAAATGGTGAATCTCttactatgaaaaaaaattctactacCACATATATTAACATATACATGTATTTGACATCACATTCAAAGCATTTAAAGCTGGtctggtcatttttttttgacaagacTCGCTGTCAAAGTCATCTATAATAAAGgtacaaaagtaataaaattacacaaaaaagctctgctcgttaaccattggccaaagaaacagattaccttaacatcatctgccctacagatctgAAAAAGAATTTTACTTAACTCACAAGGTGAAATACCTCTTTCTCAATAACTCTCTTTAACttctttctttgttctctctttaactttcatctctgttctctctttaacttctttctctgttctctctttaacttctttctctgttctctctttaacttctttctctgttctctctttaacttctttctttgttctctctTTAACTTCTTTCTTTGTTCTCTATTTAACttctttctttgttctctctTTAACTTGCATCTCTGTTCTCTCTTTAACTTCTTTCTCTGTTCTCTCTTTAACTTCTTTCTCTGTTCTCTCTTTAACttctttctttgttctctctttaacttctttctttgttctctctttaacttctttctctgttctctctttaacttctttctctgttctctctttaacttctttctctgttctctctttaacttctttctttgttctctctTTAACTTCTTTATTTGTTCTCTCTTTAACttctttctttgttctctctTTAACTTCTTTCTCTGTTCTCTCTTTAACTTCTTTCTCTGTTCTCTCTTTAACTTCTTTATTTGTTCTCTCTTTAACTTCTTTCTCTGTTCTCTCTTTAACttctttctttgttctctctttaacttctttctttgttctctctttaacttctttctctgttctctctttaacttctttctctgttctctttttaaattctttctCTGTTCTCTCTTTAACTTGCATCTCTGTTCTCTCTTTAACTTCTTTCTCTGTTCTCTCTTTAACttctttctttgttctctctTTAACTTCTTTCTCTGTTCTCTCTTTAACTGGCATCTCTGTTCTCTCTTTAACTTCTTTCTCTGTTCTCTCTTTAACTGGCATCTCTGTTCTCTCTTTAACTTCTTTCTCTGTTCTCTCTTTAACTTCTTTCTCTGTTCTCTCTTTAACTTCTTTCTCTGTTCTCTCTTTAACTTCTTTCTCTGTTCTCTCTTTAACTTCTTTCTCTGTTCGCTTATTTTTTCTATGgtctctttttaaaaactaaaactaaagacTTAAAAAGACTTTTTCACCAATAAAAACGACACATTCTTGACTGCTACGGAGTTCAGAATATGTCGTTGTCGTCTAGATGTTCATTGATGTAGCCAGTGGATGTGTTCAATGGTTCAATGCACCTCAACGTTCCCACACCTTCACTTGTGTTGCAGTGCTGACAGAAAGCTCTTTAGACTCATGTGCAAGAAAAGGTCCTAGTTTACCTGATCGTGGCTAACAGACCGTCATAGACCCAGCATTACTCCCCCCTCCCCGCTATGTGTTGACTTAAGAATGCTGTCTAAGAATGCTATTATATTTCTGTTGATAACACACTGTCGTGTTGAGTATGATGTTAGTATGACGACTGTGTTACACAGTGACGTGTAGGTCTGATTTTAAATTTAGACtcgtttatataatagattctttaacttgttaattttattgtcgATAGTCTATGTTCACAGGCTTTAGGCAAACTAGCGGTATAGGTTTGTGTAATTATCtcagtaaaaaatatatatacatttttggaTTAATTCTTGTACCTGTCCGGATAAACCAGTTTAGTAGGTAATATTAAGTGGTAGAAGTGTTTAAATAGTGTCCAAGTGTGATTGGTCTCTTCTGTTGTCCTCTTGTTTCACAAAGGTTTCATGTGTATAAAcgaatgtctttatttatactttatttatactttatttatactttatttatactttatttacactttatttatactttatttaccctttatttacactttatttatactttatttaTACTCTATTTACACCTATACAATGTATCGTTACGTTTACGTCTGTTCTTCCTCCCAGTTcttatattacattttgctataataaaaaaaagtaacaagtcTAGTCGTAAACATTTTGTCACAATTCAAGGGTTTTAGCACCAATAAGACAATTCAAGGGTTTTAGCACCAATAAGACAATTCAAGGGTTTTAGCACCAATAAGACAATTCAAGGGTTTTAGCACCAATAAGACAAAAACTTTCAATCATCTTCATatttaccattaaaaaaaacaactactacCACCCCTCCTCGTGCGACACAGATAAGGAAAGGAATATGTTACACATTTTGCTGTTGACTTAGGCCTACATGTTTTGTTGCCATTTTGAAACTGTCGTGTAGTCGTAGGCCACAGAGGGGAGGGGCCTGTCCTTATTTGAATTTGAA
The DNA window shown above is from Biomphalaria glabrata chromosome 5, xgBioGlab47.1, whole genome shotgun sequence and carries:
- the LOC129926305 gene encoding uncharacterized protein LOC129926305 yields the protein MKMIEKTIEKISEQRKKLKREQRKKLKREQRKKLKREQRKKLKREQRKKLKREQRCQLKREQRKKLKREQRCQLKREQRKKLKREQRKKLKREQRKKLKREQRFKERTEKEVKERTEKEVKERTKKELKREQRKKLKREQRKKLKREQRKKLKREQRKKLKREQRKKLKREQRYDFDSESCQKKMTRPALNALNVMSNTCIC